Proteins from a genomic interval of Pseudoalteromonas sp. MEBiC 03607:
- a CDS encoding TonB-dependent receptor produces MLNNKISKAVRLAVAFGAASTATFSASSFAADDENAKKVERIEVTGSRIKQVDMETASPVTVITAADIQLSGEATVADVLNNSSVNSFGSWRGMSGYGSGAAATSNVNMRGLGANYTLVLLDGRRMPGTSSSSGAAADTSRIPMAIVERIEILREGASAVYGSDAVAGVINIITKKDFNGLNFSYDTELPSVDGGDTNRFSVTGGYASDKGNITLTYEHYKADAVYDRDIWELDSELYNAFSSYSSVPNGQGKDSKNWYSADLCDVAENTVPSSDGRCLYSYGAVTKLFADSEQDSILSNFKYELTDDLYFRGRASASMSKTDARYAGTPVSTTKPTMYADNPMNPYGEDISLSMRSANLGNRDTRVEIANIDFVGGLVGYTELGNGVDWEINAQRSRSTTESFNRNLINDPLVQSLIDTGEYDIFNTTGMDYASWDAQMAELYAGAAHMGTYKAEFESTQFDGLVSTTFVDNESFTLAGVVGAEFETIDFTQYSDPLSASGNVSGGSGGDDVFATRDRTSSYLELQAAFPFGLDLNAAVRYDKYEQKGDVGASVVEGEFDNVTSQLGAAWRITDDLLVRASWGESFRAPNMGEMFSSQSLSFETNYDTLWCDNQGNAASDTVYCAPSGSQHKTWFGGNPDLEPEEGESLTVGTVWNVTDALSMEVSYYKVKIDNRIAAISTDRLLSDEIENGSNPAVVRDAEGKIDVMYSFDQNMASLETSGFDFKANYTHETSIGDFSLRGEASFVEEFVEITEKGADPFDYAGLQDYPEWRANMTLDWKYDNFGAAWSSYYIGQQESGAEEFNNPSLAPVASYFKHNAQVSYTHDWNGKVTFGVNNIFDREAPKWYDGFYDYRDASTSLYDVLGRTIFLKVEQTF; encoded by the coding sequence ATGTTAAATAATAAGATCTCAAAAGCTGTTCGCTTAGCAGTGGCTTTTGGTGCAGCATCAACAGCGACATTTTCTGCAAGCTCTTTCGCTGCAGACGATGAAAACGCAAAAAAGGTTGAGCGCATCGAAGTGACAGGTTCACGTATCAAGCAAGTCGATATGGAAACAGCCTCACCAGTAACAGTTATTACTGCCGCAGATATTCAACTTTCAGGTGAAGCAACAGTTGCAGACGTACTCAACAACTCATCTGTAAATAGCTTCGGTTCATGGCGAGGTATGTCAGGTTACGGCTCTGGCGCAGCAGCAACTTCAAACGTAAACATGCGTGGTCTTGGTGCTAACTATACGCTTGTGTTGTTAGATGGTCGCCGTATGCCGGGTACAAGTTCATCGTCAGGTGCTGCAGCAGATACATCTCGTATTCCTATGGCTATTGTTGAACGCATTGAAATCCTTCGTGAAGGTGCATCTGCAGTATATGGCTCTGATGCTGTTGCTGGTGTAATTAACATTATCACTAAAAAAGACTTCAATGGCTTAAACTTCTCATATGATACAGAGTTACCTTCAGTTGATGGGGGCGACACTAACCGCTTTTCAGTGACAGGTGGTTATGCGTCTGATAAGGGTAATATCACATTAACTTACGAACACTATAAAGCTGATGCAGTTTACGACCGAGATATCTGGGAGTTAGACTCTGAGCTATATAATGCATTCTCTTCTTACAGCTCAGTTCCAAATGGCCAAGGAAAAGATTCTAAAAACTGGTACTCAGCCGATTTATGTGATGTTGCTGAAAATACTGTACCAAGTAGCGATGGCCGTTGTTTATATAGCTATGGTGCTGTTACAAAGCTTTTTGCTGATTCTGAGCAAGATTCAATTCTTTCAAACTTTAAGTACGAGTTAACTGACGATCTATATTTTCGTGGTCGTGCAAGTGCGTCAATGTCAAAAACTGATGCTCGTTATGCAGGGACACCTGTATCAACAACAAAACCAACTATGTATGCTGACAATCCTATGAACCCATATGGTGAAGATATCTCACTAAGCATGCGTTCAGCTAACTTAGGTAATCGTGACACACGTGTTGAAATCGCTAATATCGATTTTGTAGGTGGTTTAGTTGGTTATACCGAACTTGGTAACGGAGTTGACTGGGAAATTAATGCTCAGCGTAGTCGTTCTACAACTGAGTCTTTTAATCGTAACCTTATCAATGATCCCCTTGTACAATCTCTTATTGATACTGGCGAGTACGATATTTTTAACACAACAGGTATGGATTACGCTTCGTGGGATGCGCAAATGGCTGAGCTTTATGCCGGTGCAGCTCACATGGGTACTTATAAAGCAGAGTTCGAAAGCACGCAATTTGACGGTTTAGTTTCTACAACGTTTGTTGATAATGAATCATTCACTTTAGCAGGTGTAGTAGGTGCAGAGTTTGAAACTATCGACTTTACTCAGTATTCCGATCCTCTGTCTGCTTCAGGTAATGTCTCAGGTGGTTCAGGTGGTGATGATGTGTTTGCAACACGTGACCGTACTTCTAGCTATCTAGAGTTACAAGCTGCTTTCCCATTCGGTTTAGATTTAAACGCTGCTGTTCGTTATGATAAATATGAGCAAAAAGGTGACGTAGGTGCATCTGTTGTTGAAGGTGAGTTTGACAACGTAACAAGCCAACTGGGTGCTGCATGGCGTATTACTGATGACCTTCTAGTACGTGCAAGTTGGGGAGAATCTTTCCGTGCACCAAACATGGGGGAGATGTTCTCTAGCCAATCTCTAAGCTTTGAAACTAATTACGATACATTGTGGTGTGATAACCAAGGTAACGCTGCAAGTGATACAGTTTACTGTGCACCAAGCGGTTCACAGCATAAAACATGGTTTGGTGGTAACCCTGATTTAGAACCAGAAGAAGGTGAGTCACTGACTGTTGGTACAGTTTGGAATGTAACAGATGCACTTTCAATGGAAGTTTCTTACTATAAAGTAAAAATTGATAACCGTATTGCTGCGATCAGTACAGATCGTTTACTTTCAGATGAGATTGAAAATGGTTCTAACCCTGCTGTTGTTCGTGATGCAGAAGGTAAAATTGACGTAATGTACAGTTTTGACCAAAACATGGCTTCTTTAGAGACATCTGGGTTTGACTTTAAAGCGAACTATACACACGAAACTAGCATCGGTGACTTCTCATTACGTGGTGAAGCAAGCTTTGTTGAAGAGTTTGTTGAAATTACGGAAAAAGGTGCTGATCCTTTCGACTACGCTGGTCTTCAAGACTATCCTGAGTGGCGAGCTAATATGACCCTTGATTGGAAATATGACAATTTCGGCGCTGCATGGTCTTCTTACTACATCGGTCAGCAAGAGTCTGGTGCAGAAGAGTTTAATAACCCATCTTTAGCACCTGTTGCAAGTTACTTTAAGCACAATGCTCAAGTATCTTATACACACGACTGGAATGGTAAAGTAACATTTGGTGTTAATAACATCTTTGACCGTGAAGCACCAAAATGGTACGACGGTTTTTATGATTATCGTGATGCGTCAACATCATTATATGATGTGTTAGGCCGCACTATATTCTTGAAAGTAGAACAAACCTTCTAA
- a CDS encoding DUF547 domain-containing protein: MIKQLLLITFTFCSLSAFAKIDKLPEEFSDFSLNRDIKVSYEDLDALLEITVLDMGMSDRSSRKSQSSIGTRMKSHKNNDTALEANRFLFESVSQSEIKDGFHKIRISLEKLPDEVSLNELSLDEQLAYWLNLYNTAMVEKLIEHYPIRDTEDLLFGDDSILEEEFLTVAGYKLSLNDIQQKIVFEKFGKKKPIVMYGFYQGNIGSPNLRNEAYKGSKVYHQLVDNGEEFVNSNRGMQIKRKNRLYVSKYYEQAKPLFDDFEADLREHLEDYAEGSMKSDVKYAKRFEVDIEDWSITDLYGTERSFGATASTNPAAMLNAVVSNSAAPVASDGSSSGMGAVNINFINDSIMMRTMNFGRFSPEMLEKIKKLNLKRQDNSGSVEIKDLDSNN; this comes from the coding sequence ATGATTAAACAACTTTTACTAATAACATTTACTTTTTGCTCACTTTCAGCGTTCGCAAAGATTGATAAATTACCAGAAGAGTTTTCAGACTTTAGTTTGAACCGTGATATTAAAGTGTCTTACGAAGACTTAGATGCGTTACTAGAAATAACTGTGCTTGATATGGGCATGTCTGATAGAAGCTCACGCAAGTCGCAATCATCAATTGGCACTCGGATGAAATCACACAAAAATAACGATACAGCCTTAGAGGCCAATCGCTTCCTTTTTGAAAGTGTATCTCAATCTGAGATTAAAGATGGTTTCCATAAAATTCGCATTAGCTTAGAGAAGCTTCCTGATGAAGTATCTTTGAATGAATTGAGCCTTGATGAGCAGCTTGCATATTGGTTAAATCTTTACAACACAGCAATGGTTGAGAAGTTAATTGAGCACTACCCTATCCGTGATACTGAAGATCTTCTTTTTGGTGATGATTCAATCTTAGAAGAAGAGTTTTTGACGGTTGCTGGTTATAAATTGTCATTAAATGATATCCAGCAAAAAATCGTTTTCGAAAAATTCGGCAAGAAAAAGCCAATTGTTATGTACGGTTTTTATCAAGGCAATATTGGGAGTCCGAACCTTCGTAACGAAGCTTATAAAGGAAGCAAGGTTTATCACCAGCTAGTTGATAATGGCGAAGAGTTTGTAAATTCAAACCGGGGCATGCAAATCAAGCGTAAAAATCGACTTTATGTGTCTAAGTATTACGAACAAGCAAAACCTCTTTTTGATGATTTTGAAGCCGACTTAAGAGAGCATTTAGAGGATTATGCCGAAGGTTCAATGAAATCAGATGTTAAATACGCAAAACGCTTCGAAGTAGACATCGAGGACTGGAGTATCACTGATCTTTATGGAACTGAAAGAAGTTTTGGAGCGACAGCGTCAACAAACCCAGCAGCAATGCTAAATGCAGTAGTGAGTAATTCAGCCGCTCCTGTTGCATCAGATGGTAGCAGCTCAGGTATGGGAGCCGTAAATATTAACTTTATTAACGACTCTATCATGATGCGTACAATGAACTTTGGCCGTTTCTCTCCAGAAATGTTAGAAAAAATCAAAAAGCTTAACTTAAAGCGCCAAGATAACAGTGGCTCTGTTGAAATTAAGGACCTTGATTCAAACAATTAA
- a CDS encoding putative 2OG-Fe(II) oxygenase — translation MDNTFQQALRAFNQQQYVQALQLLSLQTNKTADWYTLNSLCLSAVNKTIEAEQCYLQGLSLFSDHVGLLDNYTNLLCKQKKYAHCIQFCEYNTASLSLEKPRLNYIESLINQDELLKAEQLINETSPSQSTIIRYHWLTLELFERLGDLKRIEDYFQTQLPGQLKGQFHFVYKHACNYRNLGQFSEALTLLQMLLKQQPSAELHYIVGCTYYDLQQYEQAQAHLKACLELAPNYVPAHESLNKLYWEHSQGQLMSSYAQTFKNYDANPVLIHSQIGQLLQLDKLEEALLVSSKAIQNHPQNLDLHHAHSIILDRIGDEEKAFSLLQQLVKAAPQNARYCIDLANFYIQQGDYSSASSHLEGAVKFNPHNQELWAYLSIAWRLSNNDKYHWLTDLDKFVKVMELPAPPGFKTFADFNKQLQELMFSLHTNKLQPLDQSVRSGSQTQGHLLHRSNQLIDLFKSSMSQCINRYLMQLPEDANHPLLARNHKRFVARGSWSVKLEEGGFHANHIHPQGWLSAPSYISIPDEMSKDDDTKNGWLKLGETSLNLGERESIAREICPEEGQIIIFPSYIWHGTYQLKSNRPRLTIPCDIMPLK, via the coding sequence GTGGATAATACATTTCAACAAGCTTTGCGCGCGTTCAATCAACAACAATATGTGCAGGCATTACAACTTCTTTCTTTACAAACAAACAAAACCGCTGATTGGTATACATTAAATAGCTTATGTTTATCAGCTGTAAACAAAACAATAGAAGCAGAGCAATGTTATTTGCAAGGCTTAAGCCTATTTAGTGATCATGTCGGCCTTTTAGACAACTACACCAACCTACTATGTAAACAAAAAAAATATGCACACTGTATTCAGTTTTGTGAATACAACACAGCTTCTTTGTCACTTGAAAAGCCACGACTTAATTACATTGAGAGCCTAATTAATCAGGATGAATTACTTAAAGCAGAGCAGTTAATTAATGAAACATCCCCTTCGCAAAGCACAATAATTAGATATCACTGGCTCACTTTAGAGCTTTTCGAGCGATTGGGGGATTTAAAACGCATCGAAGACTATTTTCAAACCCAATTGCCTGGTCAATTAAAGGGGCAATTTCATTTCGTTTATAAACATGCCTGTAATTATCGAAATTTAGGTCAATTTTCCGAGGCGTTAACGCTTTTGCAAATGCTTTTAAAACAGCAACCAAGCGCCGAATTGCATTACATAGTTGGTTGCACATATTATGATTTACAGCAATATGAACAAGCACAAGCTCATCTTAAGGCATGCTTAGAACTTGCTCCTAACTATGTACCTGCACATGAAAGCCTAAATAAGCTCTACTGGGAACACTCGCAGGGCCAGTTAATGAGTTCATATGCTCAAACTTTCAAAAACTATGATGCAAACCCCGTTCTGATCCACTCTCAAATTGGCCAACTACTGCAACTAGATAAATTAGAAGAAGCATTATTAGTAAGCAGTAAAGCAATACAAAACCACCCGCAAAATTTAGATTTACATCATGCCCACAGTATTATTCTAGATAGAATAGGTGACGAAGAAAAAGCATTTTCACTACTTCAACAACTCGTTAAAGCAGCCCCACAAAATGCACGTTACTGTATTGATCTAGCAAACTTTTACATACAACAAGGCGATTACAGCTCAGCGAGCTCTCATTTAGAAGGTGCTGTAAAATTTAATCCTCATAACCAAGAACTTTGGGCATATTTAAGTATTGCCTGGCGCTTATCAAATAATGATAAATATCACTGGTTAACTGACCTAGATAAATTCGTTAAAGTGATGGAGCTCCCTGCTCCGCCTGGTTTTAAAACCTTTGCTGATTTTAATAAGCAGTTGCAGGAACTAATGTTCAGCCTTCACACAAATAAACTACAACCATTAGATCAAAGTGTGCGCAGCGGTAGTCAAACACAAGGTCACTTATTACACCGCTCAAACCAACTTATTGATTTATTTAAGTCATCTATGAGCCAATGCATTAATCGATACTTGATGCAGCTTCCTGAGGATGCTAATCATCCTCTATTAGCACGTAACCATAAACGCTTTGTTGCCAGAGGTAGTTGGTCGGTAAAACTAGAAGAAGGCGGTTTTCATGCTAATCATATCCACCCTCAAGGTTGGTTATCAGCGCCGAGCTATATTTCTATTCCTGATGAGATGAGTAAAGATGATGACACTAAAAATGGCTGGCTTAAGCTAGGAGAAACCAGTCTTAACTTAGGTGAACGAGAGTCTATAGCTCGTGAAATATGCCCTGAGGAAGGTCAAATTATTATATTCCCAAGCTATATTTGGCATGGTACCTACCAACTAAAAAGCAATAGACCTCGGCTAACTATTCCATGTGATATCATGCCCTTAAAATAA
- a CDS encoding sulfotransferase — MTPEEYTFNQAVALLQQGKVSQGIELLKPLTHNNEFAEKVLQIFFKVAMQQQDTETAIAYCQQLVSIAPTKLDYVLTLVQLSLSCGEFKIAKSALLPLYEANPKQADICFQLGKVERKLYNADAATRYLKQAMQLSEQFKVPALIEIAFMHNEQLHQPDEAVHYLEQAIIHDKNNLQAHFALANIYEQLGHKDKAKQGFQRVLAIDALNAMAQARLADIETFSERDAIDYEQACLTILKRESDDIASADLYYALGKVFNDCKNYQKAWHYYVKANQYNKKYLPKYVRQSVEEITDFTLARNITLQEANSSITPIIICGMFRSGSTLIEQIISSNERIAAGGEIAYLHSSLFNLIGDVKALVKKAKLPEFVNGYIEQLTLRSEGAQYVTDKRPENYLYLDIIKQLYPKAKIIWTERDIKDNSLSAFFQHLGPSLNYAVSLSDTLHHYEQQQRIKSHWQSRFGNNDIFTVNYDQLVCSPEQVLVPLFSFLGLEYNNEARSFHNKSGAVSTASVWQVRKPLYKSSSGRFANYLEYIQSDEESYLDAKKLLNS; from the coding sequence ATGACACCAGAAGAATATACCTTTAACCAGGCTGTAGCTTTACTTCAGCAAGGTAAAGTTAGCCAGGGGATAGAATTATTAAAACCTCTAACACATAACAATGAGTTTGCTGAAAAAGTGTTACAGATCTTTTTTAAAGTTGCTATGCAGCAACAAGATACTGAAACAGCCATTGCATATTGCCAGCAACTGGTATCAATTGCCCCAACAAAGCTTGATTACGTACTCACCTTAGTACAATTAAGTTTAAGTTGTGGTGAGTTCAAAATAGCAAAAAGCGCGCTGCTACCTTTATATGAGGCAAACCCTAAGCAAGCTGATATTTGTTTTCAACTAGGTAAAGTAGAAAGAAAGCTTTATAACGCAGATGCGGCTACACGTTATCTTAAACAAGCGATGCAATTGTCTGAGCAGTTTAAAGTACCTGCACTGATTGAAATCGCTTTTATGCATAATGAGCAATTACATCAACCCGATGAAGCCGTACATTACTTAGAACAAGCTATTATCCATGATAAGAATAATCTACAAGCCCACTTTGCTTTAGCAAATATTTATGAACAGCTTGGTCATAAAGACAAAGCTAAACAAGGCTTTCAACGAGTACTAGCAATAGATGCATTAAATGCGATGGCTCAAGCAAGATTAGCCGATATTGAAACCTTTTCTGAACGCGATGCAATTGACTATGAACAAGCATGCTTAACTATATTGAAGCGTGAGTCAGATGATATAGCGTCTGCTGACCTTTATTATGCACTTGGTAAAGTGTTTAATGATTGCAAAAACTATCAGAAAGCATGGCATTACTATGTAAAAGCAAATCAATATAATAAAAAATACTTGCCTAAATATGTTCGCCAATCTGTCGAAGAGATTACTGACTTCACCTTAGCTCGTAATATTACTCTGCAAGAAGCTAACAGCTCGATAACACCCATTATAATTTGCGGTATGTTTCGTTCAGGCTCAACATTAATTGAGCAAATCATCAGTTCTAACGAGCGAATAGCTGCCGGCGGCGAAATTGCCTATTTACACTCGTCGTTATTTAATTTGATTGGTGATGTAAAGGCACTTGTTAAAAAGGCTAAACTGCCTGAGTTTGTCAATGGTTACATTGAGCAACTAACTCTAAGAAGCGAAGGTGCGCAGTATGTAACAGATAAACGCCCTGAAAATTACCTTTACTTAGACATCATCAAGCAGTTATATCCAAAAGCGAAGATTATATGGACAGAGCGAGATATTAAAGACAATAGCTTGTCAGCTTTTTTTCAGCATTTAGGCCCGAGCTTAAACTATGCAGTTTCACTTAGTGATACTCTGCACCATTATGAGCAGCAGCAACGAATTAAGTCGCATTGGCAGTCACGTTTTGGTAATAATGATATTTTTACTGTCAATTACGACCAGCTTGTTTGCTCACCTGAGCAGGTGTTAGTACCTCTGTTTAGTTTTTTAGGACTTGAATATAATAATGAAGCGCGGAGTTTTCACAATAAATCTGGAGCAGTTAGTACCGCAAGTGTATGGCAAGTTAGAAAGCCCCTGTACAAGTCATCATCAGGACGATTTGCAAATTATCTTGAATACATACAGTCCGATGAAGAATCATATTTAGATGCTAAAAAGCTTTTAAATAGTTAG
- a CDS encoding TonB-dependent receptor — MLNNKVSKAVRLALAFGTASTAAFSASTFAAEEEAVEKVERIEVTGSRIKRTDIETASPVQVTTAEEIAVAGFTRVEDMMNSLPQLEASNTAFQSNGASGTATLDLRGMGSQRTLVLINGRRVQAGGIYTQSADINQIPAALIKRVDVMTGGGSSTYGADAVAGVVNFVMNDDFEGFEVSLGSTAYQHDNDNDYIQDLMDKRGFDYPSGSSGFDGASFDLSATLGGSFDSGKGHAVGYFTYQKQNELRQGARDYSSCALNAAGTACGGSGNAVVPNFYVSAPTDSGAFNWDDYDYWTLGSDSSFIPSSGNVYNYAPINHFMRPNERHTLGLFTKYEINDHFQPFMEAMFMRDRTTAQIAESGTFFNENYVIDYDSPLLTDAQRQSLTDRFGLTSGDEFATYIGKRNVEGGPRADSLEHNSFRLVLGSKGELSDLWSYEAFVQYGSTSSSSAYENDFFGPRISTALSANGEDCAATSGCIPYEVFTYEGVTPESAGALTGTAILNGVTEQFIVNGFVTGEFEWGLPSSDYPIAAVFGAEYREETFSRTADEVYAQGLLLGQGGTTKSLNGEYDVTEVFGELSLPIVEGITGVESLLVELGYRWSDYSTSGSEPTYKVAMNWDVTENWKIRSSYNRAVRAANNGELFAQQSTGLWPGTDPCAGATPSLSQAECANTGVPASQYGSVGKSPADQYNGFFGGNPELRPEIADTITFGVVGNPFEGFNFSIDYWDIDLEDAIGNIDPELIVEQCGKTGQAVFCDNVQRTPGSSSLWIGSGQVVATNTNLGKIHYEGVDLSANYDFDVAGGTLSTSLIGTYMLTKEFDNIPGVSEVYDCVDTLNDGCYPQPEWRHVLTASYDTGSWWRATAKWRYFSAVNEYDGADTLVQGGIGSQSYLDLKGTFTVNDYTTVLVGVNNILDKEPPMVGGSLSTNANAIAGFYDTLGRYFHASVTLKF, encoded by the coding sequence ATGTTAAATAATAAAGTTTCAAAAGCAGTTCGCTTAGCACTTGCTTTTGGTACAGCTTCTACAGCTGCATTTTCTGCAAGTACATTTGCTGCTGAAGAAGAAGCGGTAGAAAAGGTTGAACGTATTGAGGTTACAGGTTCACGTATCAAACGTACTGATATCGAAACTGCAAGCCCTGTACAAGTTACAACAGCTGAAGAAATTGCTGTAGCTGGTTTTACTCGTGTTGAAGACATGATGAACAGCTTACCTCAGTTAGAAGCATCTAACACTGCATTCCAATCAAACGGTGCATCTGGTACAGCAACACTTGACTTACGTGGTATGGGTTCACAACGTACTCTTGTACTAATCAATGGTCGCCGTGTGCAAGCTGGTGGTATTTACACTCAATCAGCGGATATCAACCAAATCCCAGCGGCGCTTATCAAGCGTGTAGATGTGATGACTGGTGGTGGTTCGTCTACATACGGTGCCGATGCGGTAGCGGGTGTTGTAAACTTCGTAATGAACGACGATTTTGAAGGTTTTGAAGTATCATTAGGTTCAACTGCGTATCAGCATGACAACGATAATGACTACATCCAAGACCTTATGGATAAGCGTGGGTTTGATTATCCAAGCGGTAGCTCTGGTTTCGACGGTGCTTCATTTGACCTATCGGCTACGTTAGGTGGCTCATTCGATAGTGGTAAAGGCCATGCTGTTGGTTACTTCACATACCAAAAACAAAACGAGCTTCGCCAAGGTGCACGTGATTACTCATCTTGCGCATTAAATGCTGCAGGCACAGCGTGTGGTGGTTCTGGTAATGCTGTTGTTCCTAACTTCTACGTCTCTGCACCGACTGACTCTGGCGCATTTAACTGGGATGATTATGATTACTGGACACTAGGTTCAGATAGTAGCTTTATTCCTTCAAGTGGTAACGTTTACAACTACGCGCCAATCAACCACTTTATGCGTCCTAACGAGCGTCACACATTAGGCCTATTTACTAAGTATGAAATTAACGATCACTTCCAACCATTTATGGAAGCGATGTTTATGCGTGACCGCACTACTGCACAAATCGCAGAGTCAGGTACATTCTTTAATGAAAACTACGTTATTGACTATGATAGCCCGTTATTAACAGATGCACAGCGTCAAAGTCTTACAGATCGCTTTGGTCTAACTTCTGGTGATGAGTTTGCTACTTACATTGGTAAACGTAACGTTGAAGGTGGTCCTCGTGCAGATAGCTTAGAGCATAACTCTTTCCGCTTAGTATTAGGTAGTAAAGGTGAGCTAAGTGACCTTTGGTCATACGAAGCATTCGTACAATATGGTTCAACATCTTCATCTTCAGCATATGAAAATGACTTCTTCGGTCCACGTATCAGCACAGCACTTTCTGCAAACGGTGAAGATTGTGCGGCAACATCAGGCTGTATCCCTTACGAAGTATTCACATACGAGGGTGTAACACCTGAATCTGCAGGCGCCTTAACAGGCACTGCAATCCTTAACGGTGTAACTGAGCAGTTTATCGTGAATGGCTTCGTTACTGGTGAGTTTGAGTGGGGTCTTCCTTCATCAGATTACCCAATTGCAGCTGTATTCGGTGCTGAGTACCGTGAAGAGACATTTAGCCGTACAGCAGACGAAGTTTATGCACAAGGTTTACTACTTGGTCAAGGTGGTACAACTAAGAGCCTTAATGGTGAGTACGATGTAACAGAGGTGTTTGGTGAGTTAAGCTTACCGATCGTTGAGGGCATTACTGGTGTTGAAAGCTTATTAGTTGAATTAGGATATCGTTGGTCAGATTACAGCACGTCAGGCTCAGAGCCTACTTACAAAGTAGCAATGAACTGGGATGTAACTGAAAACTGGAAGATCCGTTCAAGTTACAACCGCGCTGTACGTGCAGCTAACAACGGTGAGCTATTCGCACAACAAAGCACTGGTTTATGGCCAGGAACAGATCCATGTGCGGGTGCAACACCATCTCTTAGCCAAGCAGAGTGTGCGAATACAGGCGTTCCAGCGTCTCAATACGGTAGCGTAGGTAAGAGCCCTGCTGACCAATACAATGGTTTCTTTGGTGGTAACCCTGAGCTTCGTCCAGAAATTGCAGATACAATCACATTTGGTGTTGTTGGTAACCCATTTGAAGGTTTCAACTTCTCAATCGATTACTGGGATATCGACCTAGAGGATGCTATCGGTAATATTGACCCTGAGCTTATCGTAGAGCAGTGTGGTAAAACAGGCCAGGCAGTATTCTGTGATAACGTACAACGTACGCCAGGTAGCTCTAGCCTTTGGATTGGTTCAGGCCAAGTTGTGGCAACAAACACCAACTTAGGTAAAATCCATTATGAAGGGGTTGATTTAAGTGCTAACTACGATTTTGACGTAGCAGGTGGCACACTTTCTACAAGCCTAATCGGTACTTATATGCTTACTAAGGAATTTGATAATATTCCAGGTGTAAGTGAGGTATATGATTGTGTGGATACACTAAATGATGGCTGTTACCCACAACCAGAATGGCGTCATGTTCTTACTGCAAGCTACGATACAGGCAGCTGGTGGAGAGCAACAGCTAAATGGCGTTACTTCAGTGCTGTAAACGAATATGATGGTGCTGATACTTTAGTTCAAGGCGGCATTGGTTCACAAAGCTACCTTGACCTTAAAGGTACATTTACAGTTAATGATTACACAACTGTGTTAGTTGGTGTGAATAACATCCTAGATAAAGAGCCGCCAATGGTAGGTGGTTCATTATCTACTAATGCGAACGCGATTGCTGGTTTCTACGACACATTAGGTCGTTACTTCCACGCAAGTGTAACGTTAAAATTCTAA